In Mesorhizobium sp. 113-3-3, a genomic segment contains:
- a CDS encoding Zn-dependent hydrolase, with protein MIAIDARRLLGRIRELGAVGRDGEGRLTRLAASDTDRQGRDLFVGWLRQAGLDVVIDRIGNIFGIWQTTDNAGEAPLLIGSHIDTVIDAGIYDGCYGVLAGLEVIETLKASGVSPSRPLAVAAFTNEEGVRFSPDMMGSLVHAGGVDVEAALAAVGTDGSTLGQELARIGYAGEREPGSLKPHIYVELHIEQGPVLEREGIPIGAVETLQGISWQRITLDGVANHAGTTPMSMRCDAGYAAARVVTFLHDRATAANSPTVVTVGTMRLEPNAINVIPSRAVFTVDLRDPDEQRLQDQEAALAVFLDQLAAEGITVTVERLARFEPVIFDGRVVELIEAAARKRGLASRRMTSGAGHDAQMIARIAPAAMIFVPSAGGISHSPHEHTGDVELVAGANILLDVVTELAELED; from the coding sequence ATGATCGCGATCGATGCACGGCGCCTGCTTGGCCGCATCCGCGAACTCGGCGCCGTTGGCCGCGACGGCGAGGGCAGGCTGACCCGGCTGGCCGCCTCCGACACGGACAGGCAGGGCCGCGACCTCTTCGTCGGCTGGCTGCGGCAGGCCGGGCTCGATGTCGTCATCGACCGCATCGGCAACATTTTCGGTATCTGGCAAACCACGGACAATGCAGGCGAGGCACCGCTGCTCATCGGTTCGCATATCGACACGGTCATCGACGCCGGCATCTATGACGGCTGCTACGGCGTGCTTGCCGGGCTGGAAGTGATCGAGACGCTGAAGGCCTCGGGCGTCTCGCCGTCGCGCCCGCTCGCCGTCGCGGCCTTCACCAATGAAGAAGGCGTGCGCTTCTCTCCCGACATGATGGGGTCGCTGGTCCATGCCGGTGGCGTCGATGTCGAGGCGGCACTCGCCGCTGTCGGCACGGACGGCAGCACGCTCGGGCAGGAACTCGCTCGCATCGGCTATGCGGGCGAGCGCGAACCCGGCTCCCTCAAACCGCACATCTATGTCGAACTGCACATCGAGCAGGGGCCGGTTCTGGAGCGCGAAGGCATTCCGATCGGCGCGGTGGAAACCCTGCAAGGCATCTCCTGGCAGCGCATCACCCTCGACGGCGTCGCCAACCATGCCGGCACTACGCCGATGTCGATGCGCTGCGACGCAGGATATGCCGCGGCACGTGTCGTCACCTTCCTGCATGACCGGGCGACGGCGGCCAATTCGCCAACGGTTGTCACCGTGGGCACGATGCGCCTTGAGCCGAACGCCATCAACGTCATCCCATCGCGCGCCGTCTTCACCGTCGACCTGCGCGATCCCGACGAGCAGCGCTTGCAGGACCAAGAGGCGGCGCTGGCTGTCTTTCTGGACCAGCTCGCCGCCGAAGGCATCACCGTGACGGTCGAAAGGCTGGCGCGCTTCGAGCCGGTCATCTTCGACGGGCGGGTCGTCGAGCTGATCGAGGCCGCCGCCAGGAAACGCGGGCTTGCCTCGCGGCGGATGACCTCGGGCGCCGGCCACGACGCGCAGATGATCGCGCGCATCGCGCCGGCGGCGATGATCTTCGTGCCGAGCGCCGGCGGCATCAGTCACAGCCCGCATGAGCACACCGGGGATGTCGAGCTTGTTGCCGGCGCCAACATCCTGCTTGATGTCGTCACCGAACTTGCCGAGCTCGAGGACTGA
- a CDS encoding diaminopropionate ammonia-lyase, with the protein MFLPNRNALHGKPLDAADAETLGIAGADTVERFLAHRDNHAMTPLHALSALAREFGVGAIHVKDEGFRLGLGSFKALGGAYAVFRLVLEEAGKRLGRPVDVEDLDRPDVRSVAAKMTFACATDGNHGRSVAQGAELAGAKAVIFVHAGVSAERIAAIARYGAEMVRVDGNYDDSVRQAAQVAAEKGWTVVSDTSWPGYERIPGLVMQGYTAIVREALRQLSEPPTHVFVQAGVGGIAAAVAGHLAIVLGDARPTFIVVEPARAACIVAAAVEGRVVKVAHDQPTVMAMLECYEASQVAWRVLARAADAFMTVDEEDAIAVMRRLARPAGRDPVIIAGESGGVGLAGLIRAVAENKADLAIDGKSRVLVINTEGATDPHRYAELVGMSSADVLAGKLAAEATP; encoded by the coding sequence ATGTTCCTGCCCAATCGCAATGCCTTGCACGGCAAGCCGCTTGATGCGGCCGATGCCGAAACCCTTGGGATTGCCGGCGCCGACACGGTCGAACGCTTCCTTGCCCATCGCGACAATCATGCGATGACGCCGCTGCACGCGCTGTCGGCGCTGGCGAGGGAATTCGGAGTTGGCGCCATCCACGTCAAGGATGAGGGCTTTCGTCTCGGCCTCGGCAGCTTCAAGGCGCTGGGCGGCGCCTATGCCGTCTTCCGCCTTGTCCTGGAAGAGGCAGGCAAGCGCCTTGGCCGCCCCGTCGATGTCGAGGATCTCGATCGGCCAGATGTCCGCTCGGTCGCCGCAAAGATGACCTTTGCCTGCGCCACCGACGGCAATCACGGCCGCTCCGTCGCGCAAGGCGCCGAGCTTGCCGGCGCCAAGGCCGTGATCTTCGTCCATGCCGGCGTCAGCGCCGAGCGCATCGCGGCAATCGCCCGCTACGGCGCCGAGATGGTTCGCGTCGACGGCAATTATGACGATTCGGTCAGGCAAGCTGCGCAGGTCGCGGCCGAGAAGGGTTGGACCGTGGTGTCGGATACGTCATGGCCGGGTTATGAGCGCATCCCGGGCCTGGTGATGCAGGGCTATACGGCGATCGTGCGCGAAGCGCTGCGTCAGCTCAGCGAACCGCCGACCCACGTCTTCGTCCAGGCCGGCGTCGGCGGCATTGCCGCCGCGGTGGCCGGCCATCTCGCCATCGTGCTTGGCGACGCCAGGCCAACCTTCATCGTCGTCGAGCCCGCGCGTGCCGCATGCATTGTCGCAGCCGCTGTGGAAGGGCGTGTGGTCAAGGTGGCGCACGACCAGCCGACGGTCATGGCCATGCTCGAATGCTACGAAGCCTCGCAGGTCGCCTGGCGCGTGCTGGCGCGCGCCGCCGATGCCTTCATGACCGTGGACGAGGAGGACGCCATCGCCGTGATGCGGCGGCTGGCCCGGCCGGCCGGCCGCGATCCGGTGATCATCGCCGGCGAGAGCGGCGGCGTCGGCCTTGCCGGCCTGATCCGGGCGGTGGCCGAAAACAAGGCCGATCTTGCCATCGACGGCAAATCCCGCGTGCTGGTGATCAACACCGAAGGCGCCACGGACCCGCATCGCTATGCGGAACTCGTCGGCATGAGCTCGGCCGATGTGCTGGCCGGCAAACTCGCCGCCGAGGCGACACCATGA
- a CDS encoding Lrp/AsnC family transcriptional regulator, protein MPPSSAPLDSFDLAILAILQRDNTTPQRLIGEAVNLSAPAVQRRIKRMEQTGVIASNVAIVEPAAVGQPITIFVEVELESERTELIDAAKRQFSQTPEVQQCYYVTGEADFILVITVADMGAYEALTRKLFFGSNNVRKFRTFVAMDRVKVGLTVPLPD, encoded by the coding sequence TTGCCTCCATCATCGGCTCCGCTCGACAGTTTCGATCTCGCCATCCTTGCCATACTGCAGCGCGACAACACGACGCCGCAGCGGCTGATCGGCGAGGCGGTGAACCTCTCGGCGCCGGCGGTGCAGCGCCGCATCAAGCGCATGGAGCAGACCGGCGTCATCGCCAGCAATGTCGCGATCGTCGAACCCGCGGCGGTCGGCCAGCCCATCACCATCTTCGTCGAGGTGGAGCTGGAGAGCGAACGCACCGAGCTGATCGACGCGGCCAAGCGGCAGTTCTCGCAAACGCCTGAAGTACAGCAATGCTATTACGTCACCGGCGAGGCCGACTTCATCCTCGTCATCACCGTGGCCGACATGGGCGCCTACGAGGCGCTGACGCGAAAACTGTTCTTCGGCAGCAACAATGTGAGGAAATTCCGCACCTTCGTCGCCATGGACCGCGTCAAGGTCGGGCTGACGGTGCCGTTGCCGGATTGA
- a CDS encoding flavin-containing monooxygenase, whose translation MLLTSSARELSWEAHLDDIIPVAIIGAGPAGLAVAACLRQAGVDFILIEKEQQAAPAWRRHYERVHLHTTKRYSSLPFVPFPKHYPRYVPRALFVDYLDAYAQRFDLKPRFGETINAVSREGRGWRVDASSGSLRAKHVVIASGYNAEPLRPGFAGIDTFTGKTLHSADYRNATPFAGQSVLVVGMGNTGAEIALDLAENGAQPTISVRGGVHIVPREMFGVPIQMVGMAARLGPQRLNDLLFPVILDLVLGRLEKYGLRRPGQGLLEQIAIASRIPVIDVGTIGKIREGAIKVAPDISEISESGARFADGKHVEFDAIIFATGYRPGYAKFLEPGIQPDRSGVTPKASDLGLYLIGFHNAVTGLLREIGIEAQAIADDICHRLNRKNAAEILPV comes from the coding sequence ATGCTTTTGACATCCTCAGCACGCGAATTGAGTTGGGAGGCGCATTTGGATGATATCATTCCAGTAGCGATCATCGGTGCCGGGCCGGCGGGCCTGGCCGTCGCCGCATGCCTGCGGCAGGCCGGCGTCGATTTCATCCTCATCGAAAAAGAGCAGCAGGCCGCGCCCGCCTGGCGGCGCCATTACGAGCGCGTCCACTTGCATACGACTAAGCGCTATTCGTCGCTGCCCTTCGTGCCCTTTCCCAAACACTATCCGCGTTATGTGCCGCGCGCGCTCTTCGTCGACTATCTCGATGCCTATGCGCAACGATTCGACCTCAAGCCTCGCTTCGGAGAAACGATCAACGCGGTCAGCCGGGAGGGTCGTGGCTGGCGTGTGGACGCGAGCTCCGGGTCGTTGCGCGCCAAGCATGTGGTGATCGCCTCAGGCTACAATGCCGAGCCCTTGCGGCCCGGATTTGCCGGCATCGACACCTTCACCGGCAAGACGCTGCACAGCGCCGACTATCGCAATGCCACGCCTTTCGCCGGTCAGTCGGTGCTGGTCGTCGGCATGGGCAACACCGGCGCGGAAATTGCGCTCGATCTGGCCGAAAACGGCGCGCAGCCAACCATTTCCGTGCGCGGCGGCGTTCATATCGTGCCGCGCGAAATGTTCGGCGTGCCCATCCAGATGGTCGGCATGGCGGCGCGCCTCGGTCCGCAACGCCTCAACGATCTGCTTTTCCCGGTCATTCTCGACCTGGTGCTGGGCCGGTTGGAAAAATACGGGCTCAGACGGCCGGGACAGGGGCTGCTGGAACAGATTGCAATTGCATCGCGCATTCCGGTGATCGACGTCGGCACCATCGGCAAGATCCGTGAAGGCGCGATCAAAGTCGCGCCTGATATCTCCGAGATCTCCGAGAGCGGCGCCCGTTTTGCCGACGGCAAGCACGTCGAGTTCGACGCGATCATCTTCGCCACCGGCTACCGGCCGGGCTATGCCAAATTTCTTGAGCCCGGCATCCAGCCGGACCGCAGCGGCGTTACCCCCAAAGCTTCGGATCTCGGCCTCTACCTCATCGGCTTCCACAATGCGGTCACCGGATTGCTGCGCGAAATCGGCATCGAGGCCCAGGCAATCGCCGATGACATCTGTCACCGGCTGAACCGGAAAAACGCGGCCGAAATCCTGCCGGTTTGA
- the speB gene encoding agmatinase yields MAGAISLLGIPHDENSSYLRGPAEAPALIRRELHSDAHSSWSETGFDLADRFLDHGDIDFARAGDPWERIESEVGRALNAGHPLISLGGDHAIAWPVLRAVRRRHPSLTIVQIDAHPDIYPAYQGNLRSHTSSFARIMEERLADRLIQIGLRTLNDDLRDQIRRFGIEVVEARHVSEGLRLDLTTPVYISMDLDGLDPAFAPGVSHREPGGLSTRQVISLIQGIDQPIVAADIVEYNPRQDLSNMTALVAAKLTKEIAGMMLKTALG; encoded by the coding sequence ATGGCAGGCGCGATCTCGCTTCTGGGAATACCGCACGACGAGAACTCGTCCTATCTGCGCGGCCCGGCCGAGGCGCCGGCGCTGATCCGGCGCGAGCTGCATTCCGATGCCCACAGCTCGTGGAGCGAAACCGGCTTCGATCTGGCGGATCGCTTCCTCGACCATGGCGACATCGACTTTGCGAGGGCGGGTGATCCCTGGGAACGGATCGAAAGCGAGGTCGGCCGCGCGCTGAATGCCGGCCATCCGCTGATCAGCCTGGGTGGCGATCATGCCATTGCCTGGCCGGTCCTGCGTGCCGTGCGGCGGCGCCACCCCAGCCTGACGATCGTCCAAATCGATGCACACCCCGATATCTATCCTGCCTATCAGGGCAATTTGCGCTCGCACACCTCGTCCTTCGCCCGCATCATGGAGGAGCGGTTGGCCGACCGGTTGATCCAGATTGGCCTGCGCACCCTCAACGACGACCTTCGCGACCAGATCAGGCGCTTCGGCATCGAGGTGGTCGAGGCGCGTCATGTCAGCGAGGGTCTGCGGCTCGACCTCACGACACCAGTCTATATCTCGATGGATCTCGACGGGCTCGACCCCGCCTTTGCACCCGGCGTCTCTCACCGCGAACCGGGCGGGCTGTCGACCCGGCAGGTCATCAGCCTCATTCAAGGCATCGACCAACCGATCGTCGCCGCCGATATCGTCGAGTACAATCCGCGACAGGATCTCTCCAACATGACGGCCCTCGTCGCCGCCAAGCTGACGAAGGAGATCGCCGGCATGATGCTGAAGACCGCACTGGGATAA
- a CDS encoding molybdopterin-containing oxidoreductase family protein has translation MNQHAKLRIGHSACPHDCPSTCALEVELLGGNRIGRVHGAKSNSYTSGVVCAKVARYADRVHHPDRLLKPLIRAGAKGDGVWKEASWEAALDLVAEKFIAAEAKYGSETVWPYFYAGTMGLVQRDGIDRLRHAKKYSGFFGSICTNLAWTGWMMGAGALRGPDPREMAKSDCVVIWGTNAVVTQVNVMTHAIKARKERGAKIVVIDVYENATMKQADMGLVLRPGTDGALACAVMHVLFREGMADRAYLSKYTDDPAGLEAHLKTRTPEWAAAITGLGVAEIEAFARLIGTTRKTYFRLGYGFARQRNGAVNMHAASCIAAVTGSWQYEGGGAFHSNSGIFKLNQEVLEGTRMRDPSIRHLDHSRIGPVLTGASDALYGGPPVTAMLIQNTNPVNVAPEQRLVKQGFLREDLFTCVHEQFMTDTARLADVVLPATMFLEHDDVYKGGGNQHITLGPKLIEPPEGPRTNHFVIEQLAERLGVADRPGFGLTEQQHIDIILGKRGLGSFDSLKEQKWIDLQPDFEAAHFIKGFGHADGKFRFRADWTGQAAPNRPPKSMGLFGPVERLPEFPDHVDLIEVADEAHPFRLTTSPARNFLNSTFAETPVSKEKEGRPALLLHPDDAADLGLADGDRVEVGNRRGDLVLHAKFFEGIKRGVVIAEGIWPNSAHERGEGINVLTGADAPAPYGGAAFHDNKVWLRKADELTA, from the coding sequence ATGAACCAGCACGCCAAGCTTCGTATCGGCCACTCGGCCTGTCCGCATGATTGCCCGTCGACCTGTGCGCTCGAGGTCGAGTTGCTCGGTGGCAACCGCATCGGCCGCGTCCACGGCGCCAAGTCCAACAGCTACACATCGGGCGTCGTCTGCGCCAAGGTTGCGCGCTACGCCGACCGCGTCCACCATCCCGACCGTTTGCTGAAGCCGCTGATCCGCGCCGGGGCCAAGGGCGACGGCGTCTGGAAGGAAGCGAGCTGGGAGGCCGCACTCGACCTTGTCGCCGAGAAATTCATCGCGGCCGAGGCGAAATACGGCTCGGAAACGGTCTGGCCCTATTTTTATGCCGGCACGATGGGGCTGGTGCAGCGGGACGGCATCGACCGGCTGCGTCATGCCAAGAAATATTCGGGCTTCTTCGGATCGATCTGCACCAATCTCGCCTGGACCGGCTGGATGATGGGGGCGGGCGCCTTGCGTGGACCCGACCCGCGCGAAATGGCGAAGTCCGACTGCGTGGTGATCTGGGGCACCAATGCCGTGGTCACGCAGGTCAATGTCATGACCCATGCCATCAAGGCGCGCAAGGAACGCGGCGCCAAGATCGTCGTCATCGACGTCTATGAAAACGCGACGATGAAGCAGGCCGATATGGGCCTGGTGCTGAGGCCCGGTACCGATGGCGCGCTTGCCTGCGCGGTCATGCATGTGCTGTTCAGGGAAGGCATGGCCGACCGCGCCTATCTCTCGAAATACACTGACGATCCCGCCGGGCTGGAAGCGCATCTGAAGACACGTACACCGGAATGGGCCGCCGCAATTACCGGCCTTGGCGTCGCCGAAATCGAGGCCTTCGCGCGATTGATTGGCACGACCAGGAAAACCTATTTCCGCCTCGGCTATGGCTTTGCCCGCCAGCGCAACGGCGCCGTCAACATGCATGCCGCCTCTTGCATCGCCGCGGTCACCGGCAGCTGGCAATATGAAGGCGGTGGCGCCTTCCATTCGAATTCCGGCATCTTCAAGCTCAACCAGGAGGTGCTGGAAGGCACCAGGATGCGCGATCCGTCGATCCGCCATCTCGACCATTCGCGCATCGGCCCGGTGCTGACCGGCGCCAGCGACGCGCTTTATGGCGGGCCGCCGGTGACGGCGATGCTGATCCAGAACACCAATCCGGTGAACGTCGCGCCCGAGCAGCGGCTGGTGAAGCAGGGTTTTTTGCGCGAGGACCTGTTCACTTGCGTGCACGAGCAGTTCATGACCGACACGGCCAGGCTTGCCGATGTCGTGCTGCCGGCGACGATGTTTCTCGAGCATGACGACGTCTACAAGGGCGGCGGCAACCAGCACATTACGCTGGGGCCGAAGCTGATCGAGCCGCCGGAAGGGCCGCGCACCAACCATTTCGTCATCGAACAGCTGGCCGAGCGCCTGGGGGTGGCCGATCGTCCGGGCTTCGGCCTGACCGAACAGCAGCATATCGACATCATTCTCGGCAAGCGCGGGCTGGGCAGCTTCGACAGCCTGAAGGAGCAGAAATGGATCGATCTGCAGCCGGATTTCGAGGCTGCGCATTTCATCAAGGGGTTTGGCCACGCGGATGGAAAATTCCGCTTCCGCGCCGACTGGACCGGCCAGGCGGCTCCCAACCGGCCGCCGAAGAGCATGGGCCTGTTCGGGCCGGTGGAACGGCTGCCTGAGTTTCCCGACCATGTCGACCTGATCGAGGTGGCCGATGAGGCGCATCCCTTCCGGCTGACGACCTCGCCGGCGCGCAACTTCCTCAATTCGACCTTTGCCGAGACGCCGGTGTCGAAGGAAAAGGAAGGCAGGCCGGCGCTGCTCTTGCATCCCGACGATGCAGCCGACCTCGGGCTTGCCGACGGCGACCGTGTCGAGGTCGGCAACCGGCGCGGCGACCTGGTGCTGCACGCGAAATTCTTCGAAGGCATCAAGCGCGGCGTGGTGATCGCCGAGGGCATCTGGCCAAACAGCGCGCATGAACGCGGCGAGGGTATCAACGTGCTGACCGGCGCCGATGCACCCGCGCCCTATGGCGGCGCCGCTTTCCACGACAACAAGGTCTGGCTGCGCAAGGCGGACGAGCTGACGGCCTAG
- a CDS encoding ABC-F family ATP-binding cassette domain-containing protein, with translation MLIINDLSLRMAGRLLLDHASLTLPAGTKAGLVGRNGTGKTTLFKAITGDFPSETGSISLPKNTRIGQVAQEAPGTEEPLIEIVLKADLERTALLEEEKTATDPHRIADIHMRLADIDAHSAESRAATILAGLGFDDAAQRRPASSFSGGWRMRVALAAVLFSEPDLLLLDEPTNYLDLEGTLWLENYVSKYPHTVLLISHDRDLLNRAVNSIVHLDQKKLTFWRGGYDQFERQYTEQKELQEKGRVKQEAARKHMESFVERFRAKASKARQAQSRIKALEKMKPIAAIVNDSVRPFSFPEPVKTVASPIVALNNVNVGYTEGQPILKKMTLRIDADDRIALLGANGNGKSTFAKLLSGRLKQETGTMTVAPGLKVAIFAQHQLDDLRPEENAYEHVRRLMPEAPESKVRGRVAQFGLTTEKMNTPAKDLSGGEKARLLMGLSAFEGPNLFILDEPTNHLDIDSRESLIHALNEFPGAVILISHDRHLLEATADRLWLVKDGAVNPYDGDLEDYKTLVTGVSGDRRGKREADKASKADRRRDAAARRAAFEPLAKEIRATEALMDRLRKRIDGIEDELANPAIYEKDPSTATRLAKERSQLAQQLSGHEEKWLTMSAEYEEGTAE, from the coding sequence ATGCTTATCATCAATGATCTATCGCTCCGCATGGCCGGGCGCCTGCTTCTCGACCATGCCTCGCTGACCTTGCCGGCCGGGACCAAGGCCGGCCTTGTCGGTCGCAACGGCACCGGCAAAACGACGCTGTTCAAGGCCATCACAGGCGATTTTCCCTCTGAGACCGGTTCGATCAGCCTGCCGAAGAACACACGCATCGGCCAGGTTGCGCAGGAAGCGCCGGGAACCGAGGAGCCGCTGATCGAGATCGTGCTCAAGGCCGACCTCGAACGCACGGCGCTGCTCGAAGAGGAAAAGACCGCCACCGATCCGCACCGCATCGCAGACATCCACATGCGGCTGGCCGACATCGACGCGCATTCGGCCGAGTCGCGCGCGGCCACCATCCTCGCCGGCCTCGGCTTCGATGACGCGGCGCAGCGCCGGCCGGCCTCGTCCTTCTCCGGCGGCTGGCGCATGCGCGTGGCGTTGGCAGCCGTGCTGTTTTCCGAACCGGATCTGCTGCTGCTCGACGAGCCGACCAACTATCTCGATCTCGAAGGCACGCTGTGGCTGGAAAACTACGTGTCGAAATACCCGCACACCGTGCTTCTGATCTCGCATGACCGCGACCTGCTCAATCGCGCCGTCAACTCGATCGTTCATCTCGACCAGAAGAAGCTGACCTTCTGGCGCGGCGGCTACGACCAGTTCGAGCGCCAGTACACAGAGCAGAAGGAATTGCAGGAAAAGGGCCGCGTCAAACAGGAAGCTGCCCGCAAGCACATGGAATCCTTCGTCGAGCGTTTTCGCGCCAAGGCGTCCAAGGCAAGGCAGGCGCAGTCGCGCATCAAGGCACTGGAAAAGATGAAGCCGATCGCGGCGATCGTGAACGATTCGGTGCGGCCATTCTCCTTCCCTGAGCCGGTGAAGACGGTTGCCTCGCCGATCGTGGCGCTGAACAACGTCAATGTCGGCTATACCGAGGGCCAGCCGATCCTGAAGAAGATGACGCTGCGCATCGACGCCGACGACCGCATCGCGCTGCTCGGCGCCAACGGCAACGGCAAGTCGACCTTCGCCAAATTGCTGTCCGGCCGGCTGAAGCAGGAGACCGGCACGATGACGGTGGCGCCCGGGCTGAAGGTGGCGATCTTCGCCCAGCACCAGCTCGACGATCTCCGCCCGGAGGAAAACGCCTATGAGCATGTGCGCCGGCTGATGCCGGAGGCGCCGGAATCGAAGGTGCGCGGCCGCGTCGCCCAGTTCGGCCTGACGACCGAGAAGATGAACACGCCCGCCAAGGACCTGTCAGGTGGCGAGAAGGCGCGCCTTCTGATGGGCCTGTCGGCCTTCGAGGGGCCGAACCTGTTCATCCTCGACGAGCCGACCAACCATCTCGACATCGACAGCCGCGAATCGCTGATCCACGCGCTCAACGAATTTCCCGGCGCCGTCATCCTGATCTCGCACGACCGCCACCTGCTCGAGGCGACCGCCGACCGGCTGTGGCTGGTCAAGGATGGCGCGGTCAACCCGTATGATGGCGATCTGGAGGACTACAAGACGCTGGTCACCGGCGTGTCAGGCGACCGTCGCGGCAAGCGCGAAGCCGACAAGGCGTCAAAAGCCGACCGCCGCCGCGACGCGGCCGCGCGCCGTGCGGCCTTCGAACCGCTGGCCAAGGAAATCCGTGCCACCGAAGCGCTGATGGACCGCCTGCGCAAGCGCATCGACGGCATCGAGGACGAACTGGCCAATCCGGCGATCTATGAAAAGGATCCCTCGACCGCGACACGCCTGGCCAAGGAGCGATCGCAGTTGGCGCAACAGCTTTCCGGCCACGAGGAAAAGTGGCTGACCATGTCGGCTGAGTACGAGGAAGGCACGGCGGAATGA
- a CDS encoding MucR family transcriptional regulator, which produces MSNIEDKTVIELTADIVSAYVGNNPLPASGLPDLIASVSASVRKLAGAAVVESPSLVPAVNPKKSVFPDYIVCLEDGKKFKSLKRHLRTDYGLSPDDYRAKWGLPPDYPMVAPNYSATRSALAKSTGLGRKPAAAPAAVAKGTKRKATA; this is translated from the coding sequence TTGTCAAATATCGAGGATAAGACTGTTATCGAGCTAACCGCCGATATCGTCTCGGCCTATGTCGGCAACAATCCGCTTCCAGCTTCCGGCCTGCCTGACCTGATTGCCAGCGTCAGCGCTTCGGTTCGCAAGCTGGCTGGTGCGGCCGTTGTGGAAAGCCCGAGTCTGGTTCCGGCCGTCAATCCGAAAAAGTCGGTGTTTCCCGACTATATCGTCTGCCTGGAGGACGGAAAGAAGTTCAAGTCGCTCAAGCGGCACCTTCGGACGGATTACGGCCTGAGCCCGGACGACTATCGGGCCAAATGGGGCCTGCCGCCGGATTATCCGATGGTCGCGCCGAACTACTCGGCGACCCGGTCGGCGCTGGCGAAGTCGACGGGGCTTGGCCGCAAACCCGCGGCAGCACCGGCCGCCGTGGCAAAGGGAACCAAGCGCAAGGCGACTGCCTGA
- a CDS encoding DMT family transporter: MVQHRDRASGRLLRHGSGSISALVFAAGAVALWSTNALVGKSLLANHPVSQVQFLQFAGAALVFALIRFMSREEAPPTAPGTALAPLAVGFIGLVGTMVLQYIAFASMPVIEANLVAYTWPLMVAAAVIAFDNPRRPVLLGLAAALGFFGVALVISGGRQSSWFQGDLIGYFAAFGSALCMAFYSVMVGRLAISPDRLLLPSSLVGVALTLLWCAGEVAPWPAGMDLALGLYLGAGPMGLGYYFWSRALKLEGSGKVAVVAYLTPIASTLLLTLSGERLTTTAIAGAVLVIGSCIAVGLERSEAQDYV, translated from the coding sequence ATGGTGCAACACAGGGATAGAGCCTCAGGCCGATTGCTTCGGCATGGTTCAGGTTCAATATCCGCGCTGGTCTTTGCTGCCGGCGCGGTGGCTCTGTGGTCGACCAATGCCTTGGTCGGCAAATCCCTGCTGGCGAACCATCCAGTGTCACAGGTGCAGTTCCTGCAATTTGCGGGAGCTGCACTGGTCTTCGCCTTGATCCGGTTCATGAGCCGCGAGGAAGCACCGCCAACGGCGCCGGGGACGGCACTCGCTCCTCTCGCGGTCGGCTTCATCGGTCTGGTCGGCACCATGGTGCTGCAGTACATCGCCTTCGCCTCGATGCCGGTGATCGAAGCCAATCTCGTGGCCTACACCTGGCCCTTGATGGTCGCCGCCGCGGTGATCGCTTTCGACAATCCCCGGCGTCCAGTCCTGCTGGGCCTCGCCGCGGCCCTTGGCTTCTTCGGCGTCGCGCTGGTGATTTCGGGAGGGCGTCAGAGCAGCTGGTTCCAGGGCGATCTGATCGGCTATTTCGCCGCATTCGGGTCTGCGCTGTGCATGGCTTTCTATTCGGTGATGGTGGGACGGCTGGCCATTTCGCCCGATCGCCTGCTGCTGCCTTCGTCGCTGGTCGGCGTCGCTTTGACGCTTCTATGGTGCGCTGGCGAAGTTGCCCCCTGGCCCGCCGGCATGGATCTCGCCCTCGGGCTCTATCTCGGCGCCGGCCCGATGGGGCTGGGTTATTACTTCTGGTCGCGCGCCTTGAAACTCGAAGGCAGCGGCAAGGTCGCGGTCGTCGCCTACCTCACGCCGATTGCATCGACGTTGCTGCTGACCTTGTCCGGTGAACGGTTGACGACGACTGCCATTGCGGGCGCTGTCCTCGTCATCGGCAGTTGCATCGCGGTCGGTCTGGAGCGGTCGGAGGCGCAAGACTATGTTTGA